DNA sequence from the Pseudodesulfovibrio sp. S3 genome:
TGCTTCTGCGCTCCCTGAGCCAAATCATCTGCCGAAGCGGACAACAACTCCGTAGCCGAAGCCACATGCTCGGCCAGACCACTGATCCTGACGCTCGCCTGCTGCATCCGCTCCTGCTGAAGATCAAGTTCCCGCTGGTGCTCCATCCGATCCGTCAAATCGATGAATGAAGTGACCGCGCCGAGAGTCTCACCATCGGTAGCGTGAACAAAGCTGACAAAAAGTTCGACAGGGACGATCCGGCCATCCCACAGTTGCAGATCAAGGGTATCCTCAACGGGCTTGCCTGATTTAAGGGCTTTTTCGGTGACGGAAACCCCATTCTTGTCGTACAAAGCCCTGCTGACAGAAAATCCGACCACCTGATCCTCTTTTTTGCGCACTAGGGCGAGCATGGATTTCGTAGCCAGAACGATGACACCCTGCTTGTCACAAACCAGGGCAGGACTGCCAAGCCCCTTGAACGTCTCTTTATAGAACTCACCCATTTTCTGTTTTATGGACAAGTCTTCCGACCATGAAAACAAAAAACCGTCGAACAACCCTGCATCGGCTTCGGACAACATGTTCCCTTCTGCCACGGCTTCAAGTGCCGTCAGCAAGCGTCTTCGAAAGCGAACCTGAAAATACCCGACCAGGCAGGATAGAAACAAGGCGCACCCTGCGGCAATACCGAAGAACAACCATCCGCCGAAAAAAACGGCAGCGGCGAATAAAGCGCTCAAGAGCAAACCAAATACAACCATCAATCCCACAGGGCTCGCTGACATCCGTCTAGCTCCTAATGTACAAAAAATCGACCCTTTGAAAAATAAATATGAATACCAAACTATTAGTATGCTTGTTTCATTTTAAAATCAATTAATGGTAAAAGAAATCAAAAAAAAACGCCGAAAGTCACAACTTCCGACGCAATAATCCACAGCCAATAAAAACACGCTTTACCCCCGCCGCTTCCTCAGCAAGCGGATGGTCCTGCGTTCCCGATACCTGCGAATCACAAAGAGAGAAACGAAATACGTCACAACAGTGGCCGGTATGCCGAAGGCAAGACCGCCGGCAAACATGACCACGAAGGCCTGCCACCCTGCATTGATGAGCTGCGTCATCTCCAACTGGTTCGGGTTGAAAGCCACATTGTCGAACGGGGTAACGGCCTCACCCAAAACATACAGGAAATAATAGAACGGGACCATGGTCAGCGCGTTGGAATAACACGTAGCCAGCCAAGCGGCCAATTTGTTGACCCGCATGACGAACGCCAAGGCGATAACCACCACCGATTGAAATGGGATAATGGGCATGGCACCAATGAACATGCCCAGCGCACATGCAGCCGCCAGGTTTTTCGGTGACGAGTTCTGGCGCATGAGACGCAGATACCAATACCGCACCCATCGCTTGCTGCCTTCCCACTTGTCCCTGGGAGTCCGCTTCGGCGGATAGTTTGAAGACGGCTGTCGCCGAACGTCGGTCAAGGGCTACTCCAGCACATCGAAACAAGAAAATTTCATCATGAATCCGGCCCGGCCCTGGGTGGCAGACCGCAGATCTGTGGAAAAACCGAACAAATTGGCAAGCGGCGCCAATCCTTGAACAATCTTCATTCCATAACGATCGATCATGTTTTCGATCTTGGCCCCTTTCGCACCGAGCAGACCGACAACGTCGCCAACAAATTCCTCCGGGACATTGATCTCCACCCACATGATCGGTTCCATGAGCTTGGGATCAGCCTTGGACAGCGCCTCCTTCAGAGCCATGGCCGAAGCCATGCGATAGC
Encoded proteins:
- a CDS encoding DUF2062 domain-containing protein — translated: MTDVRRQPSSNYPPKRTPRDKWEGSKRWVRYWYLRLMRQNSSPKNLAAACALGMFIGAMPIIPFQSVVVIALAFVMRVNKLAAWLATCYSNALTMVPFYYFLYVLGEAVTPFDNVAFNPNQLEMTQLINAGWQAFVVMFAGGLAFGIPATVVTYFVSLFVIRRYRERRTIRLLRKRRG